The proteins below are encoded in one region of bacterium:
- a CDS encoding GntR family transcriptional regulator, producing MYLSLDPHSGTPLYLQIKEQMRLAVATGAVRAGEQLPTVRELAAELRLNPNTVARVYRELQAEGLLVSRQGSGTFVADEALACVDRQTADLVRQKMRGIVALGLSVGLTLPDLRQAFDEITDEAGQAGVVGRPGSPLRPRRDHDE from the coding sequence ATGTACCTTTCGCTGGACCCCCACTCCGGCACGCCCCTCTATCTGCAGATCAAAGAGCAGATGCGCCTGGCCGTCGCCACGGGCGCTGTCCGGGCCGGAGAGCAGCTCCCCACCGTCCGCGAACTCGCCGCCGAACTCCGCCTCAACCCCAATACCGTCGCTCGCGTCTACCGCGAGTTGCAGGCCGAGGGCCTGCTGGTCTCCCGCCAGGGCAGCGGCACCTTTGTCGCCGACGAGGCGCTGGCCTGCGTGGACCGCCAGACGGCCGACCTCGTGCGCCAGAAGATGCGCGGGATAGTGGCCCTGGGGCTCAGCGTGGGGCTGACGCTGCCTGATCTGCGGCAGGCCTTTGATGAGATCACTGACGAAGCCGGGCAGGCAGGGGTCGTCGGACGTCCCGGTTCACCGCTCAGGCCACGGAGGGATCACGATGAGTGA
- a CDS encoding HAD-IIB family hydrolase: MPPYHLIAFDIDDCLMPLNRPPQDGVVAALQRLVAADVRLVFASGKPCVYLAGLARGLGLMDTSLIGENGAEIWLGSTMPAERLAQPLRADELAGLESVRQRVAERYGDRVFLQPNTVNVTAFPGPGAPTPEQIAAEVGPGDPISLQQFVHSDSVDWAVRRFSKGAALSLLAAHLGVPRTHLAAVGDSSNDLSMMPEVDLPLWLGDPARLGDVSARVVSDIVAALALLQEWVGLP, from the coding sequence GTGCCACCGTATCATCTGATCGCCTTCGACATTGATGACTGTCTCATGCCGCTCAACAGGCCCCCGCAGGACGGCGTGGTGGCGGCCCTGCAGCGTCTGGTCGCCGCAGATGTCCGCCTGGTCTTCGCTTCGGGCAAGCCGTGCGTCTACCTCGCCGGCCTGGCCCGCGGCCTGGGGCTGATGGACACGTCCCTCATTGGCGAGAACGGCGCCGAGATCTGGCTGGGCTCGACCATGCCGGCCGAGCGACTCGCCCAGCCGCTTCGGGCTGACGAACTCGCCGGCCTGGAGAGCGTACGCCAGCGAGTCGCCGAGCGCTATGGTGACCGGGTGTTCCTCCAGCCCAACACTGTCAACGTCACCGCCTTCCCCGGGCCCGGGGCGCCGACGCCGGAGCAGATCGCCGCGGAGGTCGGACCGGGTGACCCCATCTCGCTGCAGCAGTTCGTTCACTCCGACAGCGTGGACTGGGCGGTGCGTCGCTTCAGCAAGGGGGCGGCCCTGTCACTCCTGGCGGCGCACCTGGGGGTGCCCAGGACCCACCTGGCCGCCGTCGGAGACTCGAGCAATGACCTGTCCATGATGCCAGAGGTGGACCTGCCGCTATGGCTAGGCGATCCGGCTCGACTGGGCGATGTCTCTGCCCGCGTGGTGAGTGACATCGTGGCTGCCCTGGCGCTCCTGCAGGAGTGGGTCGGGCTGCCCTGA
- a CDS encoding GNAT family N-acetyltransferase, which translates to MVHRPYDSARDKLACLRIWKEVGWVQSDDAEGLDWFWTNGGKAFVAEMGGEAECLVTSAPGDVRYQDELLPFGCITGVTTSRVGRKQHLAGRLTAATVADCVADGAIVVGLGMFEQGFYNRLGFGTGAYEHRITLPTPELKVDVTPRVPKRLTLDDWEAIHAARLKRRRQHASGSLHPAAFTRGRMHDTSGTAFGLGYADDPDGGLTHLVWCTTGNVARGPYEVRYLVYRTREQFLELMALLKSLGDQVFSITLHEPSEVQLQDLVHQPFRNLDVTRGSSHATKLDAAAWWQMRICDLPACLAQTHLCGKPVRFNLKLSDPIEHYLAAEAPWRGVAGEYVVTLGPESSVCPGEDAALPTMQTTVNAFTRLWLGVRPASGLAMTDDMTAPEGLLEALDALIRLPVPRADWDY; encoded by the coding sequence ATGGTTCACCGCCCCTACGATTCCGCCAGGGACAAGCTTGCCTGCCTGCGCATCTGGAAGGAGGTCGGGTGGGTTCAGAGCGACGACGCCGAGGGGCTGGACTGGTTCTGGACCAACGGCGGCAAGGCCTTCGTGGCCGAGATGGGCGGCGAGGCGGAGTGCCTCGTGACCAGCGCGCCGGGGGATGTGCGCTATCAGGACGAGTTGCTGCCCTTTGGCTGCATCACCGGCGTGACCACGAGCCGCGTGGGCCGCAAGCAGCACCTGGCCGGGCGGCTCACGGCCGCCACCGTGGCCGACTGCGTCGCCGACGGCGCCATCGTCGTGGGCCTGGGGATGTTCGAGCAGGGCTTCTACAACCGCCTGGGCTTCGGCACCGGCGCCTACGAGCACCGCATCACGCTCCCGACCCCGGAGCTCAAGGTGGACGTGACGCCGCGCGTGCCGAAGCGCCTGACGCTCGACGACTGGGAAGCCATCCACGCCGCGCGCCTGAAGCGCCGCCGGCAACACGCCTCGGGCAGCCTCCATCCAGCGGCCTTCACGCGCGGTCGCATGCACGACACGAGCGGCACCGCCTTTGGTCTGGGCTATGCCGATGATCCCGATGGCGGCCTCACGCACCTGGTCTGGTGCACGACCGGCAACGTCGCCCGCGGCCCCTATGAGGTGAGGTACCTCGTCTACCGCACGCGCGAGCAGTTCCTCGAACTCATGGCGCTGCTCAAGTCGCTTGGCGACCAGGTCTTCTCGATCACGCTGCATGAGCCGTCCGAGGTCCAGCTTCAGGACCTGGTACACCAGCCCTTCCGCAACCTCGACGTGACGCGTGGGTCCAGCCACGCGACCAAGCTGGACGCCGCGGCCTGGTGGCAGATGCGCATCTGCGACCTGCCGGCATGCCTGGCGCAGACGCACCTGTGTGGCAAGCCGGTGCGCTTCAACCTCAAGCTGAGCGACCCGATCGAGCACTATCTGGCCGCGGAGGCGCCGTGGCGGGGCGTGGCCGGGGAGTACGTCGTGACGCTGGGGCCCGAGTCGTCGGTCTGCCCGGGCGAGGACGCGGCTCTGCCGACGATGCAGACGACAGTCAATGCCTTCACGCGGCTATGGTTGGGGGTGCGGCCGGCGAGCGGGCTGGCGATGACGGATGACATGACGGCGCCGGAGGGGCTCCTCGAGGCGCTGGATGCCCTGATCCGCCTGCCTGTGCCGCGGGCGGACTGGGATTACTAG
- a CDS encoding right-handed parallel beta-helix repeat-containing protein, which yields MKPTLVTVAAALVSYALAQAPAPQAPAPCMGKIASFETEADNPFTVQNTNISFTRVKEHASDGEWALRVVAKGSDQPSWPALFLIPKTESNWSARQYLVMDLYVESAEEFDYGAQLCIEGNKGATTQSLGRLGPGWHKDLTLDVRGFGWDLTRVANLCFYVGRPARDVVYTIDNVRWEMDEQKRSDGRWLSVADCEASGSNFETTATVTAGSKEITVADPGDFRAGQGIVLSRVNVRYDNPRLYGPGSPYSKSVPLADSVEIRGYDGSAGSWIVYLLEVDGESPATFRWSDDLARTWKGNKVPVTYDWQALSNGVEVKLKRQEWKISHMVSFAARDQLTTVIEKAEGNKLTLRDVPNRSFTGAAVRHHDTWALQDAINKAVKEKRNLYFPAGYYRLAGSLRVANANITIEGQSAGNVTLDLSDGVGSCLAVQAGGDVTIRNFTLLGHTGLAEKAGSFRMSNGVDSFWACALKSCSAITVTSTERVLIENCHARRMASEAFYCQGAMRTSTNEPRQLTKSLTWLRCSAIDCAANGFNNNDVSENIYLLQSRVDGVGWHAYEGPARFIRLQNNYVRNAGPFTIGDMSHRAEDLHQLGCGQAIVSGNVFEGIGRAEGVAVNHGAGEVVISDNLFINYNGPAINASSYTVPTSYPSKNITVSNNIIDMTCQGDKPKPCTAITVTAPGTIVHDNHIYVRGQTDARVTGIVIGEQALNAQVHDNLIENCGRGIVTTRLRGRITEAADDKTFVQDGLPNEWADSDCYRGWHLVWMRDGKPGDQSVVEAFDPKTLRFTLRESRPTKVGEVFEAFPPYPTNWRIVGNTITGCLSPVILDSYGGAACRFSGNVITRGTATCVREAVVVKGLFQILGNQISGFDETGSVGLSLYPDPFGKPLPNVIRGNVIEHCTAPVGESEKGLWEAAQRASAQE from the coding sequence ATGAAGCCTACTCTCGTCACAGTGGCGGCGGCCCTCGTCTCCTATGCGCTCGCCCAGGCCCCGGCGCCCCAGGCCCCCGCCCCGTGCATGGGCAAGATCGCCTCCTTCGAGACGGAAGCCGACAACCCGTTCACGGTCCAGAACACGAACATCTCCTTCACGCGTGTGAAGGAACACGCCAGCGACGGCGAGTGGGCCCTGCGCGTGGTCGCCAAGGGCTCGGACCAGCCCTCCTGGCCGGCGCTCTTCCTGATCCCCAAGACCGAGTCGAACTGGTCGGCGCGGCAGTACCTCGTCATGGATCTGTACGTCGAGAGTGCGGAGGAATTCGACTACGGCGCCCAGCTCTGCATTGAGGGGAACAAGGGCGCCACGACGCAGTCGCTCGGCCGGCTGGGGCCCGGATGGCACAAGGACCTCACGCTCGACGTCCGGGGCTTCGGCTGGGACCTCACCCGCGTGGCAAACCTGTGCTTCTACGTCGGCCGCCCGGCGCGCGATGTGGTCTACACGATAGACAACGTCCGCTGGGAGATGGACGAGCAGAAGCGGAGCGATGGCCGGTGGCTCAGCGTGGCCGACTGCGAAGCCTCCGGCTCGAACTTCGAGACGACGGCCACCGTCACTGCGGGCTCCAAAGAGATCACCGTCGCCGACCCGGGCGACTTCAGGGCCGGGCAGGGGATCGTCCTCAGCCGCGTCAACGTCCGCTACGACAACCCGCGACTGTATGGCCCGGGCAGCCCCTACAGCAAGTCCGTGCCGCTCGCCGACAGTGTCGAGATCCGGGGCTATGACGGCAGCGCCGGGAGCTGGATTGTGTACTTGCTGGAGGTAGACGGCGAAAGCCCGGCGACCTTCCGCTGGAGCGACGACCTGGCGCGCACGTGGAAGGGCAACAAGGTGCCGGTCACGTACGACTGGCAGGCGCTGAGCAACGGGGTGGAGGTGAAGCTCAAGCGGCAGGAGTGGAAGATCAGCCACATGGTATCCTTCGCCGCGCGCGACCAACTCACGACCGTGATCGAGAAGGCGGAGGGCAACAAGCTCACGCTCCGCGACGTCCCCAATCGCTCCTTCACCGGGGCCGCGGTGCGCCACCACGACACCTGGGCCCTGCAGGACGCGATCAACAAGGCGGTCAAGGAGAAGCGCAACCTGTACTTCCCCGCCGGGTACTACCGCCTGGCCGGCAGCCTGCGCGTCGCCAATGCCAACATCACCATCGAGGGACAGAGCGCCGGCAACGTCACACTCGATCTCAGCGACGGAGTCGGCTCCTGCCTGGCGGTGCAGGCTGGCGGCGATGTCACCATCCGCAACTTCACGCTCCTGGGGCATACCGGCCTGGCCGAGAAGGCCGGCTCCTTCCGCATGTCCAACGGCGTGGACAGCTTCTGGGCCTGCGCCCTCAAGAGCTGTAGCGCCATCACCGTCACCAGCACCGAGCGGGTGCTCATCGAGAACTGCCACGCCCGGCGCATGGCCTCGGAGGCCTTCTACTGCCAGGGCGCCATGCGCACCAGCACCAACGAGCCCAGGCAACTGACCAAGTCGCTGACGTGGCTGCGCTGCTCAGCCATTGACTGCGCCGCCAACGGCTTCAACAACAACGACGTCTCCGAGAACATCTACCTGCTGCAGTCGCGCGTGGACGGGGTGGGCTGGCACGCGTACGAGGGCCCGGCGCGGTTCATTCGCCTGCAGAACAACTACGTGCGCAACGCCGGGCCGTTCACCATCGGCGACATGAGCCATCGCGCCGAGGACCTGCACCAGCTCGGCTGCGGACAGGCCATTGTCAGCGGCAATGTGTTCGAGGGCATCGGCCGGGCCGAGGGGGTGGCGGTCAACCACGGCGCGGGCGAGGTGGTCATCTCCGACAACCTGTTCATCAACTACAACGGCCCGGCCATCAACGCCAGCAGCTACACCGTGCCGACTTCGTACCCCTCCAAGAACATCACGGTCAGCAACAACATCATTGACATGACCTGCCAGGGCGACAAGCCCAAGCCTTGCACGGCCATCACCGTGACCGCCCCCGGCACGATCGTCCATGACAACCACATTTACGTGCGTGGGCAGACCGACGCGCGCGTCACCGGCATCGTCATCGGCGAGCAAGCCCTGAACGCCCAGGTACATGACAACCTGATTGAGAACTGCGGACGGGGGATCGTGACCACGAGGCTACGGGGACGGATCACTGAGGCGGCGGACGACAAGACGTTCGTGCAGGACGGTCTGCCCAACGAGTGGGCGGACTCGGACTGCTACCGGGGCTGGCACTTGGTGTGGATGAGGGACGGCAAGCCTGGCGATCAGTCCGTCGTGGAGGCTTTCGACCCCAAGACGCTGCGGTTCACGCTGCGCGAGTCGCGCCCGACGAAGGTGGGGGAGGTTTTCGAGGCCTTCCCGCCCTACCCCACCAACTGGCGGATCGTGGGCAACACCATCACCGGCTGCCTGAGCCCGGTCATCCTCGACAGCTACGGCGGCGCGGCGTGCCGGTTCAGCGGCAACGTCATCACGCGGGGGACAGCGACGTGCGTGCGGGAAGCGGTGGTCGTCAAGGGCCTGTTCCAGATCCTCGGCAACCAGATCAGCGGGTTCGATGAGACCGGCAGCGTCGGGCTGTCGCTCTACCCCGATCCGTTCGGCAAGCCGCTGCCGAACGTCATCCGGGGCAACGTGATCGAGCACTGCACGGCGCCGGTGGGCGAGAGCGAGAAGGGCCTGTGGGAGGCGGCGCAACGCGCGAGCGCGCAGGAGTGA
- a CDS encoding DUF4091 domain-containing protein, which translates to MTHATLGLLGLAALAATGSLISNGDFEQGAANWSLSHDWYAKPPGAGLSQATVVEGEGRNGSKCLKIIGGGKRGIAMQVFAVNPGKYRVTGWIKCENLTTHATILCEWMSKENKWLRGDQAGSVTGTQDWKQFDTVVEAPKEARSVHLDLLTGEPNNGTAWFDDLAMAREKTGYPSPQPPQISAETPPGQEGCLQVTCDPESLTEGALQLLVYCEEKPLAQVQTPLPQGVLDLDEARATIQSLEVGKTYYVAAQVINGDGEASALGPEVTAQVLDRQAPRPGWLDVARVGTTLSCRWQPHVLDADVRRVEFVVPGEGETAKVVKTLTIREPALDPDNPELLNLENQVAQRVGVRCTDAAGNVGEIGWVDVPPEQSSATLTDCSTWLVAPTENVARNAEPPATSPALKPVLMRGQTKTLQVVVKPPRDLHGVSVTVFPTHQRMSYVFGRAAFVNYVHLDKNSIATPKEELVWPAPGDYPDEISDDVVRDLPAGQAQPVFVRLMAGRNAVPGDWSFEVRVRSAEGQVAIPVSCTVSPIALPDPVRLPFVYWFSWGDPCQEFGVPERSADGWRVLYQLGRLMRTHHQRVVVVPWSMVRTWRDQDGKLRHDFRDFDRFIRTFQAAGVDQLFCLSHMGSRTTGDWECPTMGSHRQSVRDLATGQAAPNMDCVDLLPALQDHIEKLGLLDKFCVHVADEPIPVNLESYRELSARVHAAAPKLPRLDAIHVPDLQGSLEIWVPQLNYFDQWHDQYRQAQAAGNKVWTYIAWVPQGKFPNRMIDSSAIKPRVLHWLNALDDTDGYLHWALNHWHIPLTSLNSPGDQYICWPSKRFIANSSLRYEAEREGLEDCELMFMVRDRLMKQGLTRAQAQAKMEAVGRKAVRGVQDYTRSWLELEAVRVELLGMLK; encoded by the coding sequence GTGACCCACGCCACGCTCGGCCTACTCGGACTGGCCGCTCTCGCTGCGACGGGCAGCCTCATCAGCAATGGCGACTTCGAGCAAGGGGCCGCCAACTGGTCGCTGTCGCACGACTGGTACGCCAAGCCGCCGGGCGCCGGGCTGTCGCAGGCAACCGTCGTCGAGGGCGAAGGCCGCAACGGCAGCAAGTGTCTGAAGATCATCGGCGGCGGCAAACGCGGCATCGCCATGCAAGTCTTCGCCGTCAATCCCGGCAAGTACCGCGTCACGGGGTGGATCAAGTGCGAGAACCTCACGACCCACGCCACCATCCTGTGTGAGTGGATGAGCAAGGAGAACAAGTGGCTGCGCGGCGACCAGGCCGGCAGTGTCACCGGCACGCAGGACTGGAAGCAGTTCGACACCGTCGTCGAGGCGCCGAAGGAAGCGCGGTCGGTGCACCTCGACCTGCTGACCGGCGAGCCGAACAACGGCACCGCGTGGTTCGATGACCTCGCGATGGCGCGCGAGAAGACGGGCTACCCCTCGCCGCAGCCGCCGCAGATCAGCGCCGAGACGCCGCCGGGGCAGGAGGGCTGCCTGCAGGTGACGTGCGACCCGGAGAGCCTCACCGAGGGTGCGCTGCAACTGCTCGTGTACTGTGAGGAGAAGCCGCTGGCGCAGGTGCAGACGCCGCTGCCGCAGGGCGTTCTCGACCTGGACGAGGCCCGGGCGACGATCCAGTCGCTCGAGGTCGGGAAGACATATTACGTGGCGGCGCAGGTCATCAACGGCGATGGCGAGGCCTCGGCGCTGGGACCGGAAGTGACCGCGCAGGTGCTGGACCGGCAGGCCCCCAGGCCGGGGTGGCTGGACGTGGCGCGGGTCGGCACGACGCTGAGTTGCCGGTGGCAGCCGCATGTGCTCGACGCTGATGTGAGGCGCGTCGAGTTTGTCGTGCCCGGTGAGGGCGAGACGGCCAAGGTCGTCAAGACGCTGACGATACGCGAACCAGCCCTCGACCCGGACAATCCCGAGCTACTGAACCTCGAGAACCAGGTCGCGCAACGGGTGGGCGTGCGCTGTACGGACGCGGCCGGCAATGTCGGCGAGATCGGCTGGGTAGACGTGCCGCCGGAGCAGTCGAGCGCCACACTGACGGACTGCTCTACGTGGCTGGTCGCGCCGACAGAGAACGTCGCTCGTAACGCCGAGCCTCCGGCCACGTCGCCGGCTCTCAAGCCGGTGCTCATGCGCGGGCAGACCAAGACGCTACAGGTCGTCGTCAAGCCGCCGCGCGACCTGCACGGTGTCTCCGTGACGGTCTTCCCCACCCATCAGCGCATGAGCTACGTTTTCGGTCGCGCCGCCTTCGTCAACTACGTTCACCTGGACAAGAACTCCATCGCCACCCCCAAGGAAGAGCTGGTCTGGCCGGCTCCGGGCGACTACCCGGACGAGATCAGCGACGACGTGGTGCGTGATCTGCCCGCCGGCCAGGCCCAACCGGTCTTCGTGCGCCTGATGGCCGGCCGCAACGCCGTCCCGGGCGACTGGAGCTTCGAGGTCCGGGTTCGGTCGGCCGAGGGACAGGTCGCGATCCCAGTCTCGTGCACCGTCTCGCCCATCGCCCTCCCCGACCCCGTCCGCCTGCCCTTCGTCTACTGGTTCTCGTGGGGCGACCCGTGCCAGGAGTTCGGCGTGCCGGAGCGCTCCGCCGACGGTTGGCGAGTGCTGTATCAGCTCGGTCGGCTCATGCGCACCCATCACCAGCGCGTGGTCGTCGTGCCCTGGAGCATGGTGCGCACGTGGCGCGACCAGGACGGCAAGCTGCGGCACGACTTCCGCGACTTCGACCGCTTCATCCGCACCTTCCAGGCCGCGGGCGTGGACCAGCTCTTCTGCCTAAGCCACATGGGCTCGCGCACCACGGGCGACTGGGAATGCCCGACCATGGGCTCGCACCGGCAGTCCGTGCGCGACCTGGCGACCGGCCAGGCGGCGCCCAACATGGACTGCGTGGACTTGCTCCCGGCGTTGCAGGATCACATTGAGAAGCTGGGGCTGCTCGACAAGTTCTGCGTCCACGTCGCCGACGAGCCGATCCCGGTGAACTTGGAGAGCTACCGGGAGCTGTCCGCCCGCGTCCATGCCGCCGCGCCGAAGCTCCCGCGCCTTGACGCCATCCACGTGCCGGACCTGCAAGGCTCGTTGGAGATCTGGGTGCCACAACTGAACTACTTCGACCAGTGGCACGATCAGTACCGCCAGGCACAGGCAGCGGGGAACAAGGTGTGGACGTACATCGCGTGGGTGCCGCAGGGCAAGTTCCCCAACCGCATGATTGATAGCAGCGCGATCAAGCCGCGCGTGCTGCATTGGCTCAACGCGCTGGACGACACGGACGGCTACCTGCACTGGGCGCTGAACCACTGGCACATCCCGCTGACGAGCCTGAACTCGCCAGGCGACCAGTACATCTGCTGGCCCAGCAAGCGCTTCATCGCCAACAGCTCACTGCGCTACGAGGCGGAGCGGGAGGGGCTGGAGGACTGCGAACTGATGTTCATGGTGCGCGACAGGCTCATGAAGCAGGGGCTAACGCGCGCGCAGGCGCAGGCGAAGATGGAAGCCGTCGGGCGGAAGGCCGTGCGCGGCGTGCAGGACTACACGCGGTCGTGGCTGGAGCTCGAGGCCGTGCGGGTGGAGCTGCTGGGGATGCTGAAGTAG
- a CDS encoding ABC transporter ATP-binding protein, whose product MSEAAISTANLCRRFGRVVAVDEVSLAVPEGSVYGYLGRNGAGKTTTIQMLMGLLLPDQGSIRVMGYDPFKQDVAMKRVVSYVPERVQMPDWMTVQGLMGFGAGVHPRWDRALAEQLRVRLELPADRKLGQLSRGMQGKAALMAALASRPKLLILDDPTMGLDALVRREFMESIVAALAETGTTVFFSSHILEDVERVADWIGILHEGRLVVQSSLEDLQAKVKRVVATFPEPFPPSPEREARGRGAGGEDAVGFTLPGTLHRQDEGRQQVWIVSDYGVDTLQRLHDAGALSAYVENLSLEDIFVAYARGGDA is encoded by the coding sequence ATGAGTGAAGCCGCGATCAGCACCGCTAACCTGTGCCGGCGCTTTGGCCGCGTGGTGGCGGTAGACGAGGTGAGCCTCGCCGTGCCCGAGGGCAGCGTCTACGGCTACCTGGGGCGCAACGGCGCGGGGAAGACGACGACGATCCAGATGCTCATGGGGCTGCTGCTCCCCGACCAGGGCAGCATCCGTGTGATGGGGTACGACCCGTTCAAGCAGGACGTGGCGATGAAGCGGGTCGTGTCGTACGTGCCCGAGCGGGTGCAGATGCCCGACTGGATGACCGTGCAGGGGCTGATGGGCTTTGGCGCTGGGGTGCATCCACGCTGGGACAGGGCGCTGGCTGAGCAGTTGCGCGTGCGGCTGGAGCTGCCGGCCGACCGCAAGCTCGGGCAACTCTCACGGGGGATGCAGGGCAAGGCGGCGCTCATGGCGGCGCTGGCGTCGCGGCCGAAGCTGCTGATCCTCGATGACCCTACGATGGGCCTGGACGCGCTCGTGCGGCGCGAGTTCATGGAGAGCATCGTGGCGGCGCTGGCGGAGACCGGCACGACGGTCTTCTTCTCCTCGCACATCCTGGAGGATGTCGAGCGCGTGGCGGACTGGATCGGCATCCTGCACGAGGGGCGGCTGGTGGTGCAGTCGTCGCTGGAGGACCTGCAGGCGAAGGTGAAGCGGGTCGTCGCCACCTTCCCCGAGCCGTTCCCCCCCTCTCCGGAGCGCGAAGCGCGAGGGAGAGGGGCCGGGGGTGAGGATGCCGTCGGCTTCACCCTCCCCGGCACGTTGCACCGCCAGGACGAAGGGCGGCAGCAAGTCTGGATCGTGAGCGACTATGGCGTGGACACCCTCCAGCGCCTACACGACGCGGGGGCGCTGTCGGCGTATGTCGAGAATCTGTCGCTGGAGGACATCTTCGTGGCGTACGCGCGAGGTGGGGACGCATGA
- a CDS encoding Gfo/Idh/MocA family oxidoreductase, which translates to MQRVCVIGLGPIGNRHADIHQENPLAQLVGVCDIIRERADAAAARLGVPAFYDAPTMLAELQPDICSIATGGEEYGSDHALPTIQALEAGSHVLCEKPISNDIADAVKMVETARRMNRCFGIDLNHRFNPAHRLAKQWVDEGRLGHLLFINMGMWIMNPRESSPYFQLKALHPHTVDIMRYFCGDIEAVQCFATKAPGRKIWSTAQFNMRFANGVVGSLTGSYDIARGHPMERCEVAGTGGRFVIEDIFKQVTLYPAGSLEKIVYTEPSLFGGMRDFVDTFRDRIKRFVQQVDEGVAPEDIDGSGADGLAAQKVLAAAIESLETETVVRVK; encoded by the coding sequence ATGCAACGTGTTTGTGTCATCGGCCTCGGCCCCATCGGGAACCGACATGCCGACATCCATCAGGAGAACCCCCTCGCCCAGCTCGTGGGCGTGTGCGACATCATCCGGGAGCGCGCCGACGCAGCCGCCGCGCGTCTGGGCGTGCCGGCGTTCTACGACGCGCCGACGATGTTGGCTGAACTGCAGCCGGACATCTGCAGCATCGCCACCGGCGGCGAGGAGTACGGCAGCGACCATGCCCTGCCCACCATCCAGGCGCTTGAGGCCGGCAGCCATGTCCTGTGCGAAAAGCCCATCTCCAACGACATCGCCGATGCCGTAAAGATGGTCGAGACCGCGCGGCGGATGAACCGCTGCTTCGGCATTGACCTCAACCACCGCTTCAACCCGGCCCACCGGCTGGCCAAGCAGTGGGTGGACGAGGGGCGGCTGGGCCACCTGCTGTTCATCAACATGGGCATGTGGATCATGAACCCGCGCGAAAGCTCGCCCTACTTTCAGCTCAAGGCGCTCCACCCGCACACGGTGGACATCATGCGCTACTTCTGCGGCGACATCGAGGCGGTCCAGTGCTTCGCCACCAAGGCCCCGGGCCGGAAGATCTGGTCCACGGCGCAGTTCAACATGCGCTTTGCCAATGGCGTGGTGGGGTCGCTGACGGGGAGCTATGACATCGCGCGCGGGCACCCGATGGAGCGCTGCGAAGTCGCCGGCACGGGCGGGCGCTTCGTCATCGAGGACATCTTCAAGCAGGTCACGCTCTATCCAGCCGGCAGCCTGGAGAAGATCGTCTACACCGAGCCCTCGCTGTTCGGCGGGATGCGCGACTTCGTGGACACCTTCCGCGACCGCATCAAGCGGTTCGTGCAGCAGGTGGACGAGGGCGTGGCCCCCGAGGACATAGACGGCTCCGGCGCCGACGGTCTGGCGGCCCAGAAGGTCCTGGCCGCGGCCATTGAGTCGTTGGAGACCGAGACGGTGGTGAGGGTGAAGTAG